In the genome of Fuerstiella sp., one region contains:
- a CDS encoding polyphosphate kinase 2 family protein, producing the protein MPQTHRLTPGTPVQLAQISTKGRDYCDDRAAAETEFRDLREQFIRMQAKLYAEGKQKLLIVLQAMDAGGKDGTIRKVCEGVNPQGVRVTSFKKPSVEELNHDFLWRVHNAAPANGMIGIFNRSHYEDVLVVRVHHIVPEAVWRPRYELINGFEQHLTSTGTTILKIFLHISRDEQKERLQDRLDRPDKHWKFDIDDLNKRALWDDYQQAFEDMLNHCTTESVPWYVIPADQKWYRNLAVMRIITSALHGMNPHYPKSDDLSRIVID; encoded by the coding sequence ATGCCACAGACACACCGACTGACTCCAGGAACACCCGTTCAACTGGCTCAGATCAGTACAAAGGGGCGAGACTACTGCGACGATCGTGCGGCAGCTGAAACAGAATTCCGGGATTTGCGGGAGCAATTCATTCGAATGCAGGCAAAGCTGTATGCCGAAGGTAAACAGAAATTACTGATCGTACTTCAGGCCATGGATGCCGGAGGCAAAGACGGAACCATTCGCAAAGTATGTGAAGGAGTTAACCCCCAGGGAGTGCGCGTTACTTCGTTCAAAAAACCGTCAGTGGAAGAACTGAACCACGATTTTCTGTGGCGAGTCCATAACGCCGCGCCGGCAAACGGAATGATCGGGATTTTCAATCGCTCACACTACGAAGATGTTTTGGTCGTGCGAGTTCACCACATCGTGCCCGAAGCTGTCTGGCGTCCAAGATACGAACTGATCAACGGATTCGAGCAGCACCTCACGTCTACCGGAACCACGATTCTGAAGATCTTTCTGCATATTTCCCGAGACGAGCAGAAGGAACGCCTTCAGGACCGACTGGACAGACCGGACAAGCACTGGAAATTCGATATTGATGATCTGAACAAACGGGCCTTGTGGGATGATTATCAGCAGGCTTTTGAAGACATGCTGAATCACTGCACAACAGAATCGGTTCCATGGTACGTGATCCCGGCAGATCAGAAGTGGTATCGCAATCTGGCCGTGATGCGCATCATCACCAGTGCACTGCACGGGATGAATCCGCACTATCCGAAATCCGATGACCTCAGCAGAATTGTGATCGATTGA
- the tsaE gene encoding tRNA (adenosine(37)-N6)-threonylcarbamoyltransferase complex ATPase subunit type 1 TsaE, translated as MSHITFHSESEAQTHNFAAVCATSVSVGLTIALNGQLGSGKTYFVRSFCRHLGIDPSIITSPTFVLQQVYECPEWTVSHFDTYRLADHDEFLALGAEDDLFDPQRICFVEWAERITEILPKDHLLVEIRQSGPTARRFDLISRGPVSDNIVNKVRGKLTGEQALRSVHGHTKPPGGQLSGD; from the coding sequence ATGTCACACATTACGTTTCACAGTGAGTCAGAAGCACAGACTCACAATTTTGCCGCTGTGTGCGCAACTTCAGTCAGCGTGGGCCTGACGATTGCACTCAACGGGCAGCTCGGGTCGGGGAAAACCTATTTCGTGAGATCGTTCTGCCGGCATCTAGGCATCGATCCGTCGATCATCACAAGTCCCACCTTCGTATTACAGCAGGTGTATGAGTGTCCTGAATGGACAGTGAGCCATTTTGATACTTACCGTCTTGCCGACCACGATGAGTTTCTTGCACTGGGAGCAGAAGACGACCTGTTTGACCCCCAACGGATTTGTTTCGTGGAATGGGCTGAACGTATTACTGAAATTCTTCCGAAGGATCATCTGTTGGTGGAAATCAGACAGTCGGGACCCACGGCACGCCGGTTTGATTTGATATCCCGGGGTCCGGTTAGTGACAACATAGTAAACAAAGTCCGAGGAAAACTGACTGGTGAACAGGCGTTGCGGAGTGTTCACGGACACACGAAGCCCCCTGGCGGACAATTGTCAGGGGACTGA
- the cmoA gene encoding carboxy-S-adenosyl-L-methionine synthase CmoA — protein sequence MNQDRIYSKPLARIEQFEFDDSVARVFPDMIARSVPGYASMLAMVEQITLTHAAPNSQLYDLGCSLGAATERMRLRAPTSCTLHAVDNSHAMITRLRNRLKETSGTTCEIITHENDIRSVSVENASVVVLNLTLQFVPCRERLPLLRSIYAGMRPGGALLVSEKVCFDDLQEQQLMTELHLDFKRAHGYSELEIAQKRAALEESLITETLAVHVDRIKACGFCQAGVWLRHFNFASMIAIR from the coding sequence ATGAATCAGGACCGGATCTATTCCAAGCCTCTTGCCCGGATTGAACAGTTTGAGTTTGACGACAGTGTAGCCCGTGTCTTCCCTGATATGATTGCCCGGTCGGTGCCTGGCTACGCGTCGATGCTGGCAATGGTTGAGCAAATCACACTGACACACGCTGCTCCGAACAGTCAGCTTTATGATTTAGGCTGTTCACTGGGAGCTGCAACCGAACGCATGCGGCTTCGTGCCCCAACCTCATGTACTCTTCACGCTGTTGACAATTCACATGCGATGATCACCCGTCTCAGGAATCGGCTGAAAGAAACCAGTGGAACGACCTGCGAAATCATCACGCATGAAAATGATATTCGGTCTGTCTCTGTGGAAAACGCTTCTGTCGTCGTACTCAATCTAACCCTGCAGTTCGTGCCTTGCCGTGAACGTTTGCCCCTGCTCCGGTCAATCTACGCAGGGATGCGGCCCGGCGGAGCTCTGCTGGTCTCTGAAAAGGTGTGTTTCGATGACCTGCAGGAACAACAGCTGATGACAGAGCTCCACCTGGATTTCAAGAGGGCCCACGGATACAGCGAACTTGAGATTGCTCAAAAACGAGCTGCTTTGGAAGAATCACTGATCACTGAAACACTGGCTGTTCACGTTGACCGAATAAAAGCCTGCGGTTTCTGTCAGGCAGGAGTCTGGTTACGGCATTTCAATTTTGCATCGATGATTGCGATCAGGTAG
- a CDS encoding MoxR family ATPase: MAEIHNVDGVSLHLSTPDTTSGNWIGQTEVLQQLLACWLVVDNRDLPLTPRIVGTPGIGKTTLAISATRVREQDLYIYQCTSDTRPEDLLVTPVLAESGKIAYHASPMVTAMIQGGICVLDEGNRMNEKSWASLAPLLDHRRYVESIVAGITIHAHPDFRCAVTMNEDASTFEIPDYIMSRLQPTLSLGHPDRDDEMAILRYHLPFADDQMLSLTVDFLQQAHTLNLDFSTRDGINLLRFAIKRLAQTAEHPVARDDAWREALEKCLGEDAVDLENLAERRSQSLGGNIVPMGLGDFFFNPGDPLHPDDEDHDDTLDIDDE, translated from the coding sequence ATGGCTGAAATTCATAACGTGGACGGCGTTTCACTGCACCTGTCAACGCCCGACACGACCTCCGGCAACTGGATCGGACAGACGGAAGTACTTCAGCAACTGCTGGCCTGCTGGCTCGTTGTGGACAATCGGGATCTGCCACTGACACCGCGAATTGTGGGAACTCCGGGAATCGGTAAGACAACTCTCGCCATATCGGCAACCAGGGTTCGTGAGCAGGATCTGTATATCTATCAATGCACTTCGGACACGCGCCCGGAAGATCTGCTCGTAACACCGGTACTCGCCGAAAGCGGGAAAATCGCTTACCACGCATCCCCCATGGTAACCGCCATGATTCAAGGCGGAATCTGTGTGCTGGATGAAGGAAACCGCATGAATGAAAAATCGTGGGCCAGCCTGGCGCCTTTGCTGGACCATCGGCGCTACGTGGAATCAATCGTTGCCGGAATCACCATTCACGCTCATCCCGATTTTCGCTGCGCCGTCACAATGAATGAGGATGCCTCAACTTTCGAGATACCGGATTACATCATGAGCCGCCTGCAGCCAACTCTCAGTCTGGGACATCCCGACCGAGACGACGAAATGGCCATCCTCCGGTACCATCTTCCGTTTGCTGACGACCAAATGCTGAGCCTCACCGTGGACTTTCTGCAGCAGGCTCATACGCTCAATCTGGACTTTAGTACTCGAGACGGAATCAATCTGCTGAGATTCGCCATCAAGAGACTGGCGCAGACTGCGGAACACCCCGTCGCCCGCGATGATGCCTGGCGCGAAGCGCTGGAAAAGTGTTTGGGAGAAGACGCGGTCGATCTTGAAAATCTCGCCGAACGTCGCAGTCAGTCACTTGGAGGCAACATCGTTCCAATGGGACTGGGGGATTTCTTTTTTAACCCCGGTGATCCTCTGCACCCGGACGATGAGGATCACGACGACACATTAGACATCGACGACGAATAA
- a CDS encoding excinuclease ABC subunit UvrC: MESTTDTPLPEPGDSSGSPAAERVRSFPTTPGVYLMKDRLDRVIYVGKAVNLRSRAGSYFTRAAQVERRTAELVQEIHDIDCVETDSEVDALLMEARLIKDIRPRFNSQLKDDKTFPYLQISTREDFPRIEFTRTPAAKNVKLYGPFTSAGKLRGMIAVLQKIFRFRTCTLDIEESDERWRWFRPCLLASINQCTAPCNQRISKADYRDDIRRLRLFLDGGRDRLLKQMNKEMLEASVDRNYEKAARIRDDIEALKGLNLKGDLEEHAQPEVFYQDPQKGLAGLKKVLQLPELPRRIEGVDIAHLQGGETVAGVVQFIDGLPFKHGYKRYKIRTVDGVDDFASMREVITRRFRRLDQEGESFPDLLLVDGGKGQLNAVTGAMQQLGITPPLTISLAKREEEIYVPGQSEPHRLSRHSYALRLLQYVRDESHRFAQHYHHLLRGKSTFNH, from the coding sequence ATGGAGTCAACGACCGATACACCTCTGCCGGAACCGGGTGATTCTTCGGGATCTCCGGCTGCTGAACGTGTGCGCAGTTTTCCCACAACACCAGGCGTCTACCTGATGAAGGATCGACTGGACCGTGTGATTTATGTAGGCAAGGCGGTCAATCTCCGCAGTCGTGCCGGCAGTTACTTTACCAGAGCAGCACAGGTCGAACGGCGAACCGCAGAGCTTGTTCAGGAGATCCATGACATCGACTGTGTCGAAACAGACAGCGAAGTCGATGCATTACTTATGGAAGCGCGGCTGATCAAAGACATTCGCCCGCGATTCAATTCGCAGCTTAAGGACGACAAAACGTTTCCTTACCTGCAAATCTCCACCCGTGAAGATTTTCCCCGGATCGAGTTCACTCGAACACCAGCCGCAAAAAACGTGAAGCTCTACGGTCCGTTCACGAGTGCCGGCAAACTTCGCGGAATGATTGCCGTCCTGCAAAAAATTTTTCGATTCCGAACGTGCACGCTGGACATTGAAGAGTCAGATGAACGCTGGCGATGGTTTCGGCCCTGCCTGCTGGCCAGTATCAACCAGTGTACAGCACCGTGCAACCAACGGATCAGTAAAGCCGATTATCGGGATGACATCCGACGTCTGCGCCTGTTCCTCGATGGCGGTCGGGATCGTCTGCTGAAGCAGATGAATAAAGAGATGCTTGAAGCGTCAGTAGATCGGAACTACGAAAAAGCAGCCCGGATTCGTGACGACATCGAAGCTCTCAAAGGGCTCAACCTTAAAGGGGACCTCGAAGAACATGCCCAGCCTGAGGTGTTCTATCAGGATCCCCAAAAAGGCCTGGCTGGTCTGAAAAAAGTACTGCAGCTGCCCGAACTTCCGCGGCGGATCGAGGGAGTGGACATCGCCCACCTTCAGGGAGGTGAAACTGTTGCCGGCGTGGTTCAGTTTATCGATGGGCTGCCGTTTAAGCATGGTTACAAGAGGTACAAAATCCGAACAGTAGACGGCGTCGATGACTTTGCATCAATGCGTGAAGTCATCACGCGACGATTTCGTCGGCTAGACCAGGAAGGAGAATCTTTTCCTGACCTGTTACTTGTCGACGGCGGTAAAGGACAACTCAACGCTGTGACGGGCGCAATGCAGCAGCTGGGAATCACTCCGCCTCTGACGATTTCACTGGCCAAGCGAGAAGAAGAGATCTACGTACCCGGCCAAAGTGAACCGCATCGATTAAGTCGACACTCGTATGCTCTGCGTTTACTGCAGTATGTCCGGGACGAATCTCACCGATTTGCTCAGCACTATCATCATCTACTCCGTGGCAAGTCAACATTCAATCACTGA
- the mazG gene encoding nucleoside triphosphate pyrophosphohydrolase: MKHDPDMFGQPPGFDQLLPEFRRLCEVIARLRAPDGCPWDRQQTLQSIKPYTLEETCELLEAIDSGDNAAIQEELGDVLLQVVLHAQIAADENRFQLIDVVRQIADKMVRRHPHVFGNVSADSADEVKRHWRAAKAAEKQSRDSRLDGIPVTMPQLARASRITSRAASAGYDFPDRDMLFDKLNEELNELAAELFDDGRIPHVPAGVEGEPVPDRPIECSERKARVRNELGDVLFVLANIARRWGIDPEEALRQSNAKFNRRFRAIEAAMKTDGQSIEEASLPQMEEAYQAAKQAERNSP; encoded by the coding sequence GTGAAGCACGATCCAGACATGTTCGGTCAACCTCCAGGCTTTGATCAGCTGTTACCCGAATTCCGCCGACTGTGCGAAGTGATTGCTCGTCTGCGAGCCCCCGACGGATGCCCGTGGGATCGTCAGCAGACACTGCAAAGTATCAAACCGTACACACTGGAAGAGACCTGCGAACTCCTGGAAGCGATCGATTCAGGCGACAATGCAGCCATCCAGGAAGAGTTAGGAGATGTGCTTTTGCAGGTGGTGCTGCATGCGCAGATTGCTGCCGATGAAAATCGATTTCAACTGATCGATGTCGTCAGACAGATTGCAGACAAAATGGTGCGACGACATCCCCATGTTTTTGGCAATGTCTCAGCAGATTCAGCCGACGAGGTTAAGCGTCACTGGCGAGCCGCCAAGGCTGCCGAAAAACAATCACGTGATTCCAGGCTGGACGGAATTCCGGTAACGATGCCCCAGCTGGCTCGAGCGTCGCGCATTACGTCGCGAGCCGCATCTGCCGGCTATGACTTCCCGGATCGTGATATGTTGTTTGACAAGCTCAATGAGGAGCTGAACGAACTGGCAGCCGAACTGTTTGATGATGGCCGAATTCCGCACGTGCCGGCCGGTGTTGAGGGTGAACCTGTCCCCGATCGGCCGATTGAGTGTTCAGAACGCAAAGCACGAGTGCGGAACGAACTCGGCGACGTTTTGTTCGTACTGGCAAATATTGCCCGTCGCTGGGGGATCGATCCCGAAGAAGCACTTCGTCAGAGCAATGCAAAGTTCAACCGCCGGTTTCGAGCCATAGAGGCAGCGATGAAGACGGATGGTCAGTCCATCGAAGAAGCCTCACTGCCACAAATGGAAGAAGCCTACCAGGCGGCGAAGCAGGCAGAACGAAATTCGCCGTGA
- a CDS encoding NUDIX hydrolase: MNIPISKFENFRRRIPEGDDHERSVCDRCGWIHYENPRVIAAALCIEGDQVLLCRRAILPRYGFWTLPGGFMEMGETAENAAVRESFEEAGARVAASSLLGVYSIPRIGQVHLVYLTHLNSPEIVAGTESLEVAMVSLKEIPWDELAFPVNHWTLQDYLSLEGRPPAQPFSVTPDRLEDRLPPVDCHPDYTLPKS; this comes from the coding sequence ATGAATATTCCGATCAGCAAATTTGAGAATTTCCGACGGCGCATTCCTGAGGGTGATGACCACGAGCGTTCTGTCTGTGACCGCTGCGGCTGGATTCACTACGAAAATCCCCGCGTCATTGCTGCCGCGCTGTGCATTGAAGGAGATCAAGTCCTGCTGTGCCGTCGGGCGATCCTGCCCCGTTACGGTTTCTGGACATTGCCAGGAGGGTTCATGGAAATGGGTGAAACAGCAGAGAATGCAGCTGTTCGTGAGTCATTCGAAGAGGCCGGTGCACGCGTCGCTGCATCGTCATTGCTGGGAGTCTATTCCATTCCACGAATCGGACAGGTGCACCTGGTGTATCTCACGCATCTGAACAGCCCCGAAATCGTCGCCGGTACGGAATCGCTGGAAGTCGCCATGGTCTCCCTCAAAGAAATCCCGTGGGATGAACTGGCTTTTCCAGTGAATCACTGGACACTTCAGGACTATCTCAGCCTGGAAGGACGGCCACCTGCACAGCCATTTTCAGTGACTCCCGATCGACTCGAGGACCGCCTGCCTCCCGTCGACTGCCATCCCGACTATACTCTGCCAAAAAGCTGA
- a CDS encoding DEAD/DEAH box helicase → MQVISESTFEELGLKAETLKAVSRAGYETPSPVQAEFIPVALSGNDCMGQARTGTGKTAAFMLPSMERIDHRRPGVQLLVMAPTRELSEQVMIESRKLCGGRIKIAIAVGGRPIHSQIKSLEGGAQVVIGTPGRVIDLLRRKALDLRNLRIVVLDEADRMLDIGFRPDIERILGSCPKERQTLLLSATMPESVERLARRFMSRPKMVDLSEDHVVVDTIEQFYVTVDEDRKASLLLRVLAKEKPAQAIVFTRTKRGADRLFERFSRRLKSNRIAAIHGDMPQRRRDRVIRDLRAGKLRLLIATDVVGRGIDISGVSHIINYDIPEYCDDYIHRVGRTGRLSSSANGRAITFVTLAQGNELTNIEMRINTVLPQYTVPNFQSFRPQDRPRRQVRRFGIT, encoded by the coding sequence TTGCAGGTAATTTCAGAATCAACGTTTGAAGAACTGGGTTTGAAAGCAGAAACCCTGAAAGCCGTCAGCAGAGCCGGTTACGAAACTCCAAGCCCTGTTCAGGCAGAATTCATCCCGGTCGCACTGTCGGGAAACGACTGTATGGGTCAGGCTCGCACCGGGACCGGAAAAACGGCAGCATTTATGCTGCCGTCAATGGAGCGAATCGATCATCGCCGTCCCGGAGTCCAGTTGCTCGTTATGGCGCCGACTCGTGAACTCAGCGAGCAGGTCATGATTGAATCCAGGAAATTGTGCGGTGGCAGAATCAAGATCGCAATCGCAGTTGGTGGACGTCCAATCCACAGCCAGATCAAATCACTGGAAGGCGGTGCTCAGGTAGTCATCGGAACACCGGGTCGCGTGATTGATCTGTTGCGACGCAAAGCACTCGACCTGCGCAATCTGCGGATTGTCGTTCTCGACGAAGCGGATCGCATGCTGGATATTGGCTTCCGGCCGGATATCGAACGTATCCTTGGCAGTTGTCCAAAAGAGCGACAAACGTTACTGCTGTCCGCCACGATGCCGGAATCTGTTGAACGACTGGCACGCCGCTTCATGTCCAGACCGAAAATGGTGGACTTGTCAGAAGACCACGTGGTGGTTGACACGATTGAACAGTTCTATGTCACCGTGGACGAGGACCGCAAAGCTTCTCTGCTTTTGCGTGTGCTGGCCAAAGAAAAACCTGCACAGGCTATTGTGTTCACTCGAACCAAACGCGGTGCTGACCGCCTTTTCGAAAGATTTTCCAGGCGTTTGAAATCAAACCGAATTGCAGCCATTCACGGAGACATGCCACAGCGCAGGCGTGACCGTGTGATTCGGGATCTGAGAGCCGGAAAACTGCGACTGCTGATCGCCACAGACGTGGTTGGCCGCGGGATCGACATCAGCGGAGTTTCACACATCATCAACTACGACATTCCTGAGTACTGTGATGATTATATTCACCGCGTGGGACGCACCGGTCGATTATCGTCCTCGGCAAACGGGCGGGCAATCACCTTTGTCACACTCGCTCAGGGTAACGAACTGACGAATATCGAAATGCGGATCAACACCGTTCTCCCGCAGTACACGGTGCCAAACTTCCAGTCGTTCCGTCCACAGGATCGCCCGCGACGGCAGGTGCGCCGTTTCGGAATTACATAG
- a CDS encoding sugar phosphate isomerase/epimerase produces the protein MARTVTLFTGQWADLPLEELCKKSKEFGYDGLELACWGDHFEVDKALSDDSYCQKKRDLLDKYELKLFSISNHLVGQAVLDNIDQRHQAILPEYVWGDGDPDGVNARAVEEMKNTARAAQKLGVSIVNGFTGSSIWHLLYDFPPTPPEMIDAGFDLLAERWNPILDVFQECGIKFGLEVHPSEIAFDIYSAERALKSLNHREEFGFNFDPSHLIWQGVDPVEFLRYFPERIYHVHMKDASVTLNGRTGILTSHLPWGDNRRGWDFRSVGRGGVRFEEIIRELNAINYSGPLSVEWEDIGMDREQGAAEAAQFCKNVDFEPSGRRFDDAFAD, from the coding sequence ATGGCTCGTACCGTAACCCTGTTCACCGGCCAGTGGGCCGATTTGCCTCTCGAAGAGCTTTGTAAGAAGTCCAAAGAATTCGGTTATGATGGACTTGAACTGGCATGTTGGGGCGATCATTTCGAAGTTGATAAGGCCCTTTCTGACGACAGCTATTGTCAGAAGAAGCGTGATTTACTGGACAAATACGAACTCAAACTGTTTTCCATTTCCAATCACCTTGTTGGCCAGGCAGTACTGGACAATATCGATCAGCGACACCAAGCTATTCTTCCGGAGTATGTCTGGGGCGACGGTGACCCGGATGGTGTGAACGCGCGAGCGGTCGAGGAAATGAAGAATACGGCCCGTGCTGCCCAAAAACTCGGCGTGAGTATTGTGAACGGGTTTACCGGTTCCAGCATCTGGCATCTTCTCTACGATTTTCCGCCGACACCGCCGGAGATGATTGATGCCGGATTCGATTTGCTGGCAGAGCGATGGAATCCGATCCTGGACGTCTTCCAGGAATGTGGCATTAAGTTCGGACTGGAAGTCCACCCTTCAGAAATTGCATTCGACATTTATTCTGCAGAGCGTGCTCTCAAATCACTTAATCACCGTGAAGAATTCGGCTTCAACTTTGATCCAAGCCATCTTATCTGGCAGGGAGTGGACCCCGTTGAGTTTCTTAGATACTTTCCGGAGCGGATTTATCATGTGCATATGAAAGATGCCTCGGTGACGCTGAACGGCCGAACGGGAATTCTAACGAGTCATCTTCCCTGGGGTGACAACCGACGAGGCTGGGACTTCCGCAGTGTCGGACGTGGTGGAGTACGATTCGAAGAGATCATCCGCGAGCTCAACGCCATCAACTACAGCGGACCGCTGTCAGTCGAATGGGAAGATATCGGGATGGATCGGGAACAGGGTGCAGCCGAAGCGGCGCAGTTCTGCAAGAACGTGGACTTCGAACCGTCCGGCCGCCGATTTGACGACGCTTTTGCCGATTAA
- a CDS encoding NUDIX domain-containing protein has product MEHEDRWDLPKGHVDPGESDLECALRELEEETGFGEQVLQIDPGFCYEQRYRVPGRRYGKKNQHSEKIEKTLRLFLASIAEPLEPELTEHIGFKWFSWDPPHRIQERTIDPLLAQLEVYLKTSSGAGQ; this is encoded by the coding sequence ATGGAACATGAGGATCGCTGGGATCTTCCAAAGGGTCATGTCGATCCCGGTGAATCCGATCTCGAGTGCGCATTGCGGGAACTGGAAGAAGAAACCGGATTTGGAGAACAGGTACTGCAGATTGATCCTGGATTTTGTTACGAACAGCGATATCGTGTCCCCGGCCGACGTTACGGAAAAAAAAATCAGCACTCCGAAAAAATTGAAAAGACACTGCGGTTATTTCTGGCATCAATCGCTGAACCACTCGAACCCGAACTCACAGAACATATAGGATTCAAGTGGTTTTCATGGGATCCTCCGCATCGGATTCAGGAACGAACGATTGATCCGCTGCTCGCTCAGCTGGAAGTTTACCTCAAAACCAGTTCCGGAGCCGGACAGTGA
- a CDS encoding GGDEF domain-containing protein has translation MLCSKKLIRVHWFAGAPYSSSSRLEIKPCDLSTDDCSGECDVRVLEFFDKKNALKIRNIVTSHKTPVLLLVGNDCFDEAFDLIREEDDLCLIDSPWMLIEHRLCRLQKNAANRLDSLTALRSRKELIRHLGECCAEADSSRPVSVIFLDLDHFKALNDQHGHAVGDNLLVECGELLNEYTSQDFFVARFGGEEFVLVSRLDEESTRRTAEHIRITIASHEFPGQIRMSTSIGISTTETSMEVSDLLSQADEALYAAKAGGRDLVYTWNQLKAESSSAGEDVDVTGLENHARVFSERVTSFITRRSKKLISGLKHEASTDGLTQIYNRRYLDSQLSVELAAAEQHAYPLCIALIDVDHFGQVNKTHGWPTGDLVLKQVSSLIQSNLRKTDWVGRYGGEEFCVVLIDATLSQARFVLERLRSAVEKSLFESTAGVPLAVTISIGLVEQDVADTTPVQLLERASRETLAAKNAGRNCLRPQPEQRVHQICQPQH, from the coding sequence ATGCTCTGTTCCAAAAAGCTCATTCGAGTCCACTGGTTTGCCGGTGCTCCCTATTCTTCGTCGTCAAGGCTGGAGATCAAGCCGTGTGATTTGTCTACGGATGACTGTTCCGGTGAATGTGATGTGCGAGTTCTGGAATTTTTTGACAAAAAGAATGCGTTGAAAATTCGGAACATTGTCACGTCTCACAAGACTCCGGTTCTGTTGCTTGTTGGCAACGATTGTTTTGATGAAGCGTTCGATCTGATCCGGGAAGAAGACGATCTTTGTTTGATTGACAGTCCCTGGATGCTGATAGAACACCGTCTTTGCCGGCTTCAGAAAAATGCTGCAAACCGACTGGATTCGCTCACTGCTTTGCGAAGTCGCAAAGAGTTGATTCGTCATCTGGGAGAGTGTTGTGCCGAGGCAGATTCAAGCCGACCCGTGTCCGTTATTTTTCTGGACCTGGACCACTTCAAGGCACTCAACGATCAGCACGGGCATGCTGTCGGGGACAATCTGCTGGTTGAGTGCGGTGAGCTGCTGAATGAATACACCAGCCAGGATTTCTTTGTCGCTCGATTCGGTGGCGAAGAATTTGTACTCGTCAGTCGTCTGGACGAAGAATCGACGCGACGGACAGCCGAGCACATTCGAATTACGATTGCTTCGCATGAGTTTCCTGGCCAGATCAGGATGTCCACCAGCATCGGCATCAGCACTACTGAAACGTCGATGGAAGTTTCTGATTTGCTGAGTCAGGCTGACGAAGCTTTGTATGCTGCCAAGGCGGGAGGTCGAGATCTGGTCTACACCTGGAATCAGCTGAAAGCAGAGTCTTCAAGTGCCGGCGAAGATGTGGATGTGACAGGCCTGGAGAATCATGCACGCGTTTTTTCAGAACGTGTGACGAGTTTCATTACCCGGCGCAGTAAAAAGCTGATTTCCGGACTGAAACACGAGGCATCGACTGACGGGCTGACACAAATATACAACCGACGTTATCTGGACAGCCAGCTTTCCGTGGAACTGGCAGCAGCGGAACAGCACGCGTATCCGCTGTGTATCGCTCTGATCGACGTTGATCATTTTGGCCAGGTGAACAAAACTCATGGCTGGCCAACCGGTGACCTTGTTCTGAAGCAGGTTAGCTCCCTCATTCAATCCAACCTTCGAAAGACCGACTGGGTGGGGCGTTATGGCGGAGAGGAGTTCTGCGTCGTGCTGATCGACGCCACTTTATCCCAGGCGAGATTTGTGCTGGAGCGTCTCAGATCAGCGGTAGAGAAGTCCCTGTTTGAATCCACAGCCGGCGTACCGCTGGCAGTCACGATTAGTATCGGGCTTGTTGAGCAGGACGTTGCAGACACCACACCAGTGCAGTTGCTCGAACGAGCCAGTCGCGAGACACTTGCTGCGAAGAATGCGGGACGCAACTGCCTGCGTCCGCAGCCGGAACAACGGGTTCATCAGATTTGCCAGCCGCAACATTGA